Proteins co-encoded in one Polynucleobacter sp. MG-6-Vaara-E2 genomic window:
- a CDS encoding YqaJ viral recombinase family protein has product MLINQDFSVDRSKFVGGSDIGAILGLSRFRSPLQVWMEKTGKETSTTDSLPLRFGSFAESFVASEYCRATGLKLVHDESAFIHPEHCMFCAHIDRLVMGDRLDCPPTKILECKTANPFVSGDWGIAGSDEVPLPYLCQVAWYQAITGIEQADLAVLFGNHDFRIYEIARDKELEQMIIQKALFFWHEYVLKDIPPPAMNEQDCHTLFSKGDPKKSIEAKADTFDLTKRLQILNCEIDSREAEISHIKQSIMSELREAETLTYQGKVLATWKAPKPSLRLDSKRLEAEHPELASNYKIAVQNSRRLVVKQLGDRS; this is encoded by the coding sequence ATGCTTATTAATCAAGATTTTAGCGTAGATCGGTCTAAATTTGTAGGCGGCTCTGACATTGGTGCCATTTTGGGTCTGTCGCGCTTTCGATCACCCCTGCAGGTCTGGATGGAAAAGACGGGTAAGGAAACTTCTACGACCGATTCCTTGCCGCTGCGCTTTGGCTCTTTTGCTGAAAGCTTTGTTGCTAGTGAGTATTGCCGCGCAACTGGCCTAAAGCTCGTTCATGATGAATCAGCTTTTATCCATCCAGAGCATTGCATGTTTTGCGCGCATATCGACAGGCTGGTGATGGGTGATAGATTAGATTGTCCACCTACCAAAATTTTGGAGTGCAAAACCGCCAATCCTTTTGTATCTGGTGATTGGGGGATAGCAGGTTCTGATGAAGTGCCCCTGCCCTACCTATGCCAAGTGGCTTGGTATCAAGCTATTACCGGGATTGAACAAGCAGACCTTGCAGTCCTCTTTGGCAATCATGACTTTCGGATTTATGAAATTGCTAGAGATAAAGAACTTGAACAAATGATCATCCAAAAGGCGTTGTTCTTTTGGCATGAGTATGTTCTTAAAGACATACCGCCACCAGCAATGAACGAACAAGACTGCCATACTCTTTTTAGCAAAGGCGATCCCAAGAAAAGTATAGAAGCTAAAGCAGATACTTTTGATCTGACCAAACGCTTACAAATACTCAATTGTGAGATTGATAGTCGAGAAGCTGAGATATCGCACATTAAACAAAGCATCATGAGTGAACTTAGAGAAGCGGAGACCCTAACCTATCAAGGAAAGGTGTTAGCCACCTGGAAAGCCCCAAAACCATCATTGAGGTTAGATAGCAAGCGCTTAGAAGCAGAGCACCCAGAGCTCGCTAGCAATTACAAGATTGCAGTACAGAATAGTCGACGCTTAGTAGTAAAGCAACTGGGAGATCGATCATGA
- a CDS encoding helix-turn-helix transcriptional regulator: protein MITSGQIKAARALVGMTATKLAELSGVAYTTVVRMESSNGIPSGQVKTLDAVQKVLEEAGIEFIGTADSGAGVRWRP from the coding sequence GTGATTACAAGTGGTCAAATAAAAGCTGCTAGAGCTCTTGTTGGAATGACGGCAACCAAGCTTGCTGAGCTCTCTGGGGTTGCTTATACAACTGTTGTACGAATGGAATCTTCTAACGGCATTCCATCTGGACAGGTAAAAACATTGGATGCAGTTCAGAAGGTTTTGGAAGAGGCGGGGATTGAATTCATCGGCACGGCTGATAGCGGGGCAGGGGTGCGCTGGCGACCCTAG
- a CDS encoding type II toxin-antitoxin system RelB/DinJ family antitoxin: MLEVTVRCRIDEQTKEKVSLVLDQIGMTLSTAIRLFLKRIAEDGTFPFELNRSTHQDVSGIKAALIHMINSGQVSAQAFAGLLGDDFDSKANPSSGDARKGLLSAIPVKANKARNP; encoded by the coding sequence ATGCTTGAAGTCACCGTACGTTGTCGTATCGATGAGCAAACCAAAGAAAAGGTTTCTTTGGTTTTAGATCAAATAGGTATGACCTTATCGACGGCCATCCGTTTATTTTTAAAGCGAATTGCTGAAGATGGCACTTTTCCGTTTGAGCTTAATCGATCCACTCATCAGGATGTGAGCGGCATCAAAGCGGCGCTCATACACATGATCAATAGCGGGCAAGTCAGCGCGCAAGCGTTTGCAGGACTGCTTGGTGACGATTTTGACTCGAAAGCTAATCCTTCAAGCGGTGATGCAAGAAAGGGATTACTTAGCGCAATACCAGTTAAAGCAAATAAGGCACGGAATCCATAA
- a CDS encoding calcium:proton antiporter, giving the protein MELLHSLASQTWFIVLMAIALIGGVLSAVHHAEVVAHKTGEPYGALVLAISVTIIEVSLIISMMLSGHDGSQFIARDAVFATVMIVINGVIGLCIFIGGLHHHEMSFRNEGTNSALAVLTALATFILVMPIVTTSTPGPDFTKSQLAFAGIASFALYAAFLFFQTVSHRDYYLPKVEDKKNDINFHAPKPSNLKTAVSVALLILSLVVVVGLAELLSPAIEAGVNAAGAPKTIVGIAIAMLVLLPEGFAAVRAAKANRLQSSLNLALGSALASIGLSIPTIAAIAIFFNLPLSLGISDLNMTLMYLTFFIGALTLAIGRTTLLQGVVHLIIFFEYLFLSLVP; this is encoded by the coding sequence ATGGAACTCCTTCACTCCTTAGCCAGTCAAACTTGGTTCATTGTCCTCATGGCTATCGCGTTAATTGGTGGTGTGCTTTCAGCAGTTCATCATGCCGAAGTAGTTGCTCATAAAACAGGTGAGCCCTATGGCGCACTAGTGCTTGCCATTAGCGTCACCATTATTGAGGTCTCTTTGATCATTTCGATGATGCTCTCAGGCCATGATGGCTCTCAGTTTATTGCTAGAGACGCTGTATTTGCCACTGTCATGATTGTGATCAATGGTGTGATTGGCCTATGTATTTTTATTGGCGGTCTACACCATCATGAAATGTCCTTTCGCAATGAAGGGACGAATTCTGCATTAGCAGTTCTGACAGCCTTGGCTACCTTTATTTTGGTAATGCCTATCGTAACAACTAGCACTCCAGGACCCGACTTTACCAAGAGCCAATTGGCTTTTGCTGGTATTGCCTCATTTGCCCTTTATGCTGCCTTTCTATTCTTCCAAACAGTGAGTCATCGCGATTACTACTTACCCAAAGTTGAAGACAAGAAAAATGATATTAACTTTCATGCGCCTAAGCCAAGTAATCTCAAGACCGCTGTAAGCGTAGCATTACTTATACTCTCACTGGTTGTGGTTGTCGGTCTCGCTGAATTGCTGAGTCCCGCTATTGAGGCTGGAGTAAACGCTGCAGGAGCCCCCAAGACGATTGTCGGTATTGCGATTGCGATGCTCGTTCTTTTACCAGAAGGCTTTGCAGCAGTCAGAGCAGCCAAGGCCAATAGGCTTCAGAGCAGTTTGAACTTGGCGCTCGGTTCTGCATTAGCCAGTATTGGACTATCCATTCCAACGATAGCTGCTATAGCTATTTTCTTCAACTTGCCACTTAGTCTTGGTATTAGCGATCTCAATATGACGCTAATGTATCTCACCTTTTTTATTGGTGCATTAACCCTGGCGATTGGTAGAACCACCCTATTACAGGGTGTGGTTCATCTCATTATTTTCTTTGAGTACCTCTTCTTAAGTCTTGTACCCTAA
- a CDS encoding sirohydrochlorin chelatase, producing the protein MKAIILFGHGARDPRWREPFDRLATLWRAQHLGTPVEVAFLEMMQPSLEEAVASLAGSGATQVTVVPVFFGQGGHLRNDFPVLLDDCREKFPQIALSATPAVGEDLAVLQAIIDFSAKAL; encoded by the coding sequence ATGAAGGCAATCATCCTTTTTGGCCATGGTGCTAGGGACCCTCGTTGGCGTGAGCCATTTGATCGTTTAGCAACTTTATGGCGCGCGCAGCATTTAGGCACTCCTGTTGAAGTAGCATTCTTGGAGATGATGCAGCCATCCCTAGAGGAGGCGGTAGCTTCTTTAGCTGGCTCTGGAGCCACTCAGGTCACCGTGGTGCCAGTATTTTTTGGCCAGGGAGGTCATTTACGCAATGACTTTCCAGTATTGCTCGATGATTGCCGGGAAAAATTTCCGCAGATTGCTTTAAGCGCGACGCCTGCCGTTGGTGAGGATTTGGCTGTGCTGCAGGCTATCATCGACTTTAGTGCCAAAGCGCTCTGA
- the cobA gene encoding uroporphyrinogen-III C-methyltransferase: MNKKINSINTNAPGKVFLVGAGPGAADLITVRGAKLLAKADIVFHDALVEPEMLVLCPQAELVAVGKRCGKLSSAQQFINKRLVDAAQKYQVVVRLKGGDPMLFGRADEEITALKEAGIEVEVVPGITAALAGAASIQQSLTLRGVSRSVAFITLAQGTENTQTLTPGQPITNPSADTLVYYMGRKDAAKIAQQLISQSKSGGIHNENTPVQILEAVSTPRERLWSSTLAELAKGQADNWFDTASPALTMIGEALRQSERFGTKVDDSLQHSQILTNGRRRA; this comes from the coding sequence ATGAATAAGAAAATCAACTCTATTAACACCAATGCTCCAGGAAAGGTGTTCTTGGTTGGTGCTGGTCCTGGCGCAGCTGATCTCATTACTGTGCGCGGCGCCAAACTCTTGGCAAAGGCTGATATTGTTTTTCATGACGCTTTGGTGGAGCCTGAGATGCTTGTCTTATGTCCACAGGCTGAATTAGTAGCTGTAGGTAAGCGCTGTGGCAAGCTCTCTTCTGCACAGCAGTTTATTAATAAGCGCTTAGTGGATGCCGCACAAAAATACCAAGTTGTTGTGCGCTTGAAGGGTGGCGATCCAATGCTTTTTGGTCGCGCAGATGAAGAAATCACCGCCCTAAAAGAAGCGGGTATTGAAGTTGAAGTTGTACCTGGTATTACTGCTGCACTGGCGGGCGCAGCAAGTATTCAACAGTCACTGACATTACGAGGCGTTTCTCGCAGCGTGGCTTTTATTACCTTGGCGCAAGGCACTGAGAACACTCAAACTCTAACACCTGGTCAACCCATTACCAATCCTAGTGCGGACACATTGGTTTACTACATGGGTCGCAAGGATGCCGCAAAGATTGCGCAACAACTCATCTCACAAAGCAAGAGTGGTGGCATTCATAATGAAAATACGCCAGTGCAAATTCTAGAAGCAGTGAGCACACCTCGTGAAAGACTCTGGTCAAGCACTCTTGCTGAACTAGCAAAGGGTCAAGCAGATAATTGGTTTGATACTGCCTCGCCAGCACTCACCATGATTGGTGAGGCGCTAAGACAATCAGAGCGCTTTGGCACTAAAGTCGATGATAGCCTGCAGCACAGCCAAATCCTCACCAACGGCAGGCGTCGCGCTTAA
- a CDS encoding DUF934 domain-containing protein, translating to MSNTPQTIAAHEQILHFPKGQKPSLSPNEWLIWSGSQDEGGLPNLEHGKKKVLVPFSWWVQHYHEDDIQSKAKAGNIGVWFAADEDILKHADLIEQGKAVWPVVAAHFPIFRDGRSFSTAALLRDRFQWSGEIRAIGDVLIDQLLQGARVGFDSFALRPDQKTDVALKQFDLFSVTTQNSWRDKRATLSA from the coding sequence ATGAGCAATACCCCCCAAACCATTGCAGCGCATGAGCAAATTTTGCACTTTCCCAAAGGACAAAAACCAAGTTTGTCACCCAATGAATGGCTCATCTGGAGCGGTAGCCAAGATGAGGGTGGATTGCCGAATTTAGAGCATGGCAAAAAGAAAGTACTAGTGCCATTTAGTTGGTGGGTACAACACTATCATGAAGATGATATTCAATCCAAAGCAAAAGCTGGAAACATTGGAGTTTGGTTTGCAGCGGATGAAGATATTTTGAAACATGCAGATCTCATTGAACAGGGAAAAGCAGTATGGCCAGTTGTAGCTGCGCACTTTCCAATTTTCAGAGATGGGAGAAGCTTTAGCACTGCCGCCCTCCTCAGAGACCGTTTCCAATGGTCTGGTGAAATCCGCGCTATTGGCGATGTATTGATTGATCAGCTCTTACAGGGTGCTCGTGTTGGTTTTGATAGCTTCGCACTTCGCCCTGATCAAAAAACGGATGTGGCTTTGAAGCAATTTGATTTATTCTCGGTGACTACTCAGAACAGCTGGCGTGATAAGCGCGCAACTCTGAGCGCTTAA
- a CDS encoding nitrite/sulfite reductase, whose amino-acid sequence MYKYDHIDQTLVDQRVAQFRDQVARRLDGSLAEEEFRPLRLQNGLYHQRHAYMLRVAIPYGLFNSKQLRTMALIAEKYDRGYGHFTTRQNIQYNWVTLEDTPDILAELAKVEMHAIQTSGNCIRNITSDAFAGVAGDEYVDPRPVCELLRQWSTLHPEFAHLPRKFKFAINGAKEDRTILLCHDVGIELKKNTNGELIADIYAGGGMGRTPILGALIKTDLPWQLLPSYLTALLRVYNRFGRRDNLYKARIKILVKALSPEEFARQVEGEWLHIKNGDDNFTQAEWDRVAKHFTKPAYKNLPKLSDEQIINAASETEKASFARWLERNVKSHQVPGYASVILSLKPHGSVAPGDATTAQMLAIADLADQYSFGELRATHEQNLVLADVEQSKLYALWQEAKKQKVALPNIGLLTDIIACPGGDFCSLANAKSLPIAKAIQERFDDLDYLFDLGDISLNISGCINSCGHHHVGNIGVLGVDKDGEEWYQITLGGEQGNDAAIGKVIGPSFYADEIPDVMTNIINTYVERRSHDESFIETYRRLGVVPFKEAAYKNAKKKEKAEVAGDAS is encoded by the coding sequence ATGTACAAATATGACCACATTGACCAAACCCTTGTAGATCAAAGGGTTGCACAGTTTCGAGACCAAGTAGCAAGACGCCTTGATGGCAGTCTAGCCGAAGAAGAATTCCGCCCGCTTCGTTTACAAAATGGTCTCTATCACCAGCGTCATGCCTACATGCTGCGTGTTGCGATCCCTTATGGATTATTTAATTCCAAACAATTGCGCACGATGGCGCTCATTGCCGAGAAATATGACCGCGGTTATGGTCACTTCACAACTCGTCAAAACATTCAGTACAACTGGGTCACTTTAGAGGACACACCCGATATTTTGGCTGAGCTTGCCAAGGTGGAGATGCATGCGATTCAAACCTCAGGCAATTGTATTCGCAATATTACGAGCGATGCCTTTGCTGGTGTTGCTGGTGATGAATATGTTGATCCACGCCCCGTCTGTGAATTACTGCGCCAATGGTCAACACTGCATCCTGAATTCGCTCACTTACCCCGCAAATTTAAGTTTGCGATTAATGGTGCCAAAGAAGACCGCACCATTCTCTTGTGCCATGACGTCGGCATTGAGCTGAAGAAGAATACCAATGGTGAATTGATTGCTGATATCTATGCTGGCGGTGGCATGGGACGCACCCCAATCTTGGGCGCACTTATTAAGACTGACTTACCTTGGCAGCTATTGCCTAGTTATCTCACTGCCCTGTTGCGGGTATATAACCGCTTCGGCCGTAGAGATAATCTCTATAAGGCTCGCATCAAGATCTTAGTCAAAGCTTTAAGCCCTGAAGAGTTTGCCCGACAAGTAGAAGGTGAATGGCTTCATATTAAAAATGGGGATGACAATTTCACTCAAGCAGAATGGGATCGCGTTGCCAAGCACTTTACTAAACCCGCTTATAAGAATTTGCCGAAACTCTCTGACGAGCAAATCATCAATGCGGCAAGTGAAACAGAAAAAGCTTCTTTTGCCAGATGGCTAGAGCGTAATGTTAAGTCACACCAAGTACCAGGGTATGCCAGCGTCATTTTGTCACTCAAGCCTCACGGGTCTGTTGCGCCTGGTGATGCAACGACCGCACAAATGCTTGCTATTGCTGATTTGGCCGATCAATATAGTTTTGGTGAATTGCGTGCAACCCATGAGCAAAACTTGGTATTGGCTGATGTCGAACAATCTAAGCTCTATGCACTTTGGCAAGAAGCAAAAAAGCAAAAAGTAGCACTCCCAAACATCGGCCTACTGACAGACATCATTGCCTGCCCTGGTGGTGACTTTTGTTCTTTGGCCAATGCCAAATCTCTTCCGATTGCAAAAGCCATTCAAGAGCGCTTTGATGACTTAGACTACTTATTTGATTTAGGCGATATTTCACTCAATATCTCTGGCTGCATTAATTCCTGTGGCCATCATCACGTTGGCAATATTGGCGTTTTAGGTGTCGATAAAGACGGTGAAGAGTGGTACCAAATTACCTTGGGTGGAGAGCAAGGCAATGATGCCGCTATTGGCAAAGTGATTGGCCCTTCTTTTTACGCCGACGAAATCCCCGATGTGATGACCAACATCATTAATACCTATGTTGAGCGGCGCAGTCATGATGAGTCTTTCATTGAAACCTACCGTCGTCTGGGTGTAGTGCCATTCAAAGAGGCTGCATACAAAAATGCTAAGAAGAAAGAAAAAGCTGAAGTTGCAGGAGATGCATCATGA
- a CDS encoding serine hydrolase, whose protein sequence is MKKLQAFSLALALGYGLLGGTTLYAADASKGPLPMSGTPGQGFSSEGLKKIDTFFADQIANNQLPGAVLAVAKNGKLVIFKPYGYADKASNKPMTTDAIFNLASMTKVMASVGALTFYEEGKLPLNAPISNWLPQFKDMKVGKVDADGNLTTVPAKNPITVQDLMRHTNGLTYGGRGTTPVHKLFPAGSAPAAVQYTSSEFIDKLASNPLLYEPGNTWDYGFGIDVLGIIEEKIAGKPLGGVLQERVWSKVGMPNTTFQVAEKDRARLAQPLSIDPLTGKPQKVDILNQTVKFDCGGSCAFSTAGDYVRFGQMLLNGGSLDGKRVLGPQTVAFMTSNHLNKDIKNNVGGTEPGRVGYGFGLGVAVRMERGLSAINGNVGDFTWNGANGTIFWVDPKEQMVVVMMAVAPGEIRKVHREQLNAVIYGALEK, encoded by the coding sequence ATGAAGAAATTACAGGCTTTTAGCCTAGCTCTTGCCTTGGGTTATGGATTGTTGGGCGGAACAACTTTGTATGCTGCCGATGCCTCAAAAGGACCATTGCCAATGAGTGGCACCCCTGGCCAAGGATTTAGTTCAGAGGGTCTCAAGAAAATTGATACATTTTTTGCTGATCAGATTGCTAATAATCAATTACCGGGGGCGGTGCTAGCAGTAGCAAAAAATGGCAAGTTAGTTATTTTCAAGCCATATGGCTATGCCGACAAGGCAAGCAATAAACCCATGACCACCGATGCCATTTTTAATTTGGCATCAATGACCAAGGTGATGGCATCTGTTGGTGCACTGACTTTTTATGAAGAGGGTAAGTTACCACTCAATGCCCCAATCTCTAATTGGCTTCCACAATTTAAAGATATGAAAGTCGGCAAGGTTGATGCGGATGGCAATCTCACAACTGTGCCTGCAAAAAACCCCATTACCGTTCAGGACCTGATGCGCCACACTAATGGCCTTACTTATGGTGGACGTGGCACAACTCCTGTTCATAAATTATTTCCTGCTGGTTCAGCACCGGCAGCAGTGCAATACACATCATCAGAGTTTATTGATAAGTTGGCCAGCAATCCTTTGCTCTACGAGCCAGGCAACACATGGGATTACGGTTTTGGTATTGATGTGCTGGGCATCATTGAAGAAAAAATTGCAGGCAAGCCTTTAGGGGGTGTATTGCAAGAGCGCGTATGGAGCAAAGTTGGTATGCCTAATACTACTTTTCAGGTTGCAGAGAAGGATCGTGCTCGCTTAGCTCAGCCACTATCAATTGATCCGCTCACGGGTAAGCCACAGAAGGTCGACATTCTGAATCAAACGGTGAAGTTTGATTGCGGGGGTTCGTGTGCATTCTCAACCGCGGGTGATTATGTGCGTTTTGGTCAGATGCTACTTAATGGTGGCAGCTTGGATGGTAAGAGAGTTCTTGGCCCACAAACTGTGGCATTCATGACATCCAACCATCTGAATAAAGACATTAAAAATAATGTTGGTGGTACCGAGCCAGGACGCGTAGGTTATGGATTTGGTTTGGGTGTTGCAGTTCGTATGGAGCGCGGCCTTTCGGCCATCAATGGCAACGTTGGCGATTTCACCTGGAATGGCGCTAACGGCACTATTTTTTGGGTCGACCCCAAAGAGCAAATGGTCGTTGTCATGATGGCTGTAGCACCAGGAGAGATTCGTAAGGTGCATCGTGAGCAGCTCAACGCAGTCATTTATGGAGCGCTCGAAAAGTAA
- a CDS encoding amidohydrolase, translated as MPHPQAPLCQAPDPEIRSPKIAFPAGAVDCHAHICGPASQFPYAQERIYTPPDATLENYESLLAMLGVDRAVLVQPSVYGTDNRAMLAALKGRPEKFRGVAVISNDVKKINEKELEELHNSGVRGIRCNIVDVTDKSAGLPIQNLKDLAERIQPFGWHLELLMHVNEYPNLAKVFENFPVDLVFGHFGYSHAKYGISDAGFQGLLELLKNQRAWVKMTGPYRICDGDLPYADMRALNDAVIKANPERLVWGSDWPHVMVKKQMPHDADLCDLFGEWVTDPSLRKSILVDNPCILYDFPAPNE; from the coding sequence ATGCCTCATCCTCAAGCGCCACTGTGCCAAGCCCCAGATCCAGAAATTCGGTCACCGAAGATTGCATTTCCAGCTGGCGCTGTAGATTGTCACGCGCACATTTGCGGGCCAGCATCTCAATTTCCTTATGCACAAGAGCGTATCTATACGCCGCCTGACGCTACCCTAGAGAATTACGAGTCTTTACTCGCTATGCTTGGCGTTGATCGTGCAGTATTAGTACAGCCTAGTGTGTACGGCACCGATAATCGGGCGATGTTGGCGGCACTTAAGGGGCGACCAGAAAAGTTTCGCGGTGTTGCAGTCATCTCCAATGATGTTAAAAAAATTAACGAAAAAGAATTAGAAGAGCTCCATAATTCTGGAGTACGAGGCATTCGTTGCAATATTGTCGATGTTACAGATAAGTCTGCCGGACTACCCATTCAAAATCTCAAAGATTTAGCAGAAAGAATTCAACCTTTTGGCTGGCATCTAGAACTCCTCATGCATGTCAATGAATATCCGAACTTAGCTAAAGTCTTTGAAAACTTTCCGGTGGATTTGGTATTTGGGCATTTTGGCTATAGCCATGCAAAATATGGCATAAGTGATGCAGGTTTTCAGGGGCTATTAGAGTTGCTCAAAAACCAGCGTGCTTGGGTCAAGATGACGGGACCCTATCGCATTTGTGATGGTGATCTTCCTTATGCCGATATGCGAGCATTGAATGATGCGGTTATCAAGGCAAATCCAGAGCGACTTGTTTGGGGAAGCGATTGGCCCCATGTGATGGTTAAAAAGCAAATGCCTCACGATGCTGATCTATGCGACCTCTTTGGTGAATGGGTTACAGACCCAAGTTTAAGAAAATCCATCTTGGTTGATAACCCCTGTATTCTGTATGACTTCCCGGCACCGAATGAATAA
- a CDS encoding tripartite tricarboxylate transporter substrate binding protein, which translates to MMFTSKIQSRLLLIFSLVFGTSLAIAQSYPNRTVKMIVPLTTGSGADIAGRVVAKSLTETWKQPVIIENRPGAGGLIGTGVVVNSDPDGYTLLVQSASYAANPAIYKKLPYDPLRSLIDVAILGQTPYVMITAADGPYQTIRDLVIAAKSKPGEITFASAGVGSSTHLAAEYFNQMMGIKLIHVPYKGSPEAIQDTMSGRTAFYMAPLDTAIGQLRGGKVRALGVTSKTRNGAVPEIASVAEQGYPNFEIGLWFGVWAPAGTPAAVVKKINTDINQSMQDPEVKNAYETKGIKATPMSPTEFSKFVREEMAKYQKIAKEANIEPQ; encoded by the coding sequence ATGATGTTCACATCAAAGATTCAGAGCAGACTCTTGCTCATCTTCAGCCTCGTATTTGGGACAAGCCTGGCAATTGCCCAAAGCTACCCCAATCGCACCGTCAAAATGATTGTGCCTTTAACGACTGGTTCAGGAGCTGATATCGCCGGCCGCGTTGTTGCCAAGAGCCTTACCGAAACCTGGAAGCAGCCTGTCATTATTGAAAACCGTCCGGGTGCTGGCGGACTTATCGGGACAGGTGTGGTAGTGAACTCGGATCCAGATGGTTACACCTTGCTTGTGCAATCCGCATCTTATGCAGCCAATCCTGCTATCTATAAAAAATTACCTTATGACCCTCTCAGGAGTTTGATTGACGTTGCGATTCTTGGGCAAACCCCTTATGTGATGATTACCGCCGCTGATGGTCCTTATCAAACGATTCGTGATTTAGTGATTGCCGCAAAATCCAAACCCGGTGAAATTACCTTCGCTTCAGCGGGTGTTGGTAGCTCTACACACTTAGCGGCTGAGTACTTTAACCAAATGATGGGCATTAAGTTAATCCACGTTCCCTACAAGGGTTCACCAGAAGCGATTCAAGACACCATGTCTGGCCGCACTGCTTTTTATATGGCGCCACTGGATACTGCCATTGGACAGCTGAGAGGCGGCAAGGTACGCGCATTAGGTGTCACTAGCAAGACTCGAAATGGGGCAGTTCCTGAAATTGCGAGCGTCGCTGAACAAGGCTATCCGAATTTTGAAATTGGACTTTGGTTTGGTGTTTGGGCGCCTGCAGGAACACCTGCTGCAGTGGTGAAAAAGATTAATACCGATATCAATCAATCGATGCAAGATCCTGAAGTGAAAAATGCTTATGAAACTAAAGGCATCAAAGCGACACCGATGAGCCCAACAGAATTTAGCAAATTTGTGCGCGAAGAAATGGCGAAGTATCAAAAGATTGCTAAAGAAGCTAACATTGAACCGCAGTAA
- the pcaD gene encoding 3-oxoadipate enol-lactonase codes for MTQLQDTKTVNVNGVDIAYRFDGPEDGPVLLVANSLMANGSMWDWNMLAFTDRYRVLRYDKRGHGKSGVAPGPYSIAQLADDAAGLLDALKIEKAHFMGLSIGGMIGQQLGARYPERILSLSLCNTASEMPPRSLWEDRFQTARTKGLAGLVDGTIARWFTAPFIERAPQDIEKVRQMILATNVDGYIGCGSAVRDMAQSTMLLKIKAPTLVLSGRHDPACTVDQGIVLNRLIDGSQMVIIEDAAHLSNIEQPARFNQAVRKFIDSVDDRL; via the coding sequence ATGACTCAATTACAAGATACAAAAACTGTCAATGTGAATGGCGTTGATATTGCCTATCGATTTGATGGCCCTGAGGATGGTCCAGTACTTTTGGTGGCTAATAGTTTGATGGCCAATGGCAGTATGTGGGATTGGAATATGCTTGCTTTTACTGACCGATACCGCGTGCTCCGTTACGACAAGAGAGGGCATGGCAAATCTGGTGTTGCTCCAGGCCCCTATAGCATTGCTCAATTAGCAGACGATGCAGCCGGTTTATTGGATGCTCTCAAGATTGAGAAAGCCCACTTTATGGGGCTATCCATTGGCGGTATGATTGGTCAGCAATTAGGTGCTCGTTATCCAGAACGTATCCTGTCCCTCTCTCTTTGCAATACTGCCAGCGAAATGCCGCCACGGAGTTTGTGGGAGGATCGTTTTCAAACTGCCCGTACTAAAGGTCTTGCAGGTTTAGTTGATGGCACGATTGCGCGTTGGTTCACTGCACCATTTATTGAGCGAGCTCCACAAGATATTGAAAAAGTGCGTCAAATGATTCTGGCTACCAATGTTGATGGTTATATCGGATGCGGTAGTGCAGTGCGCGATATGGCGCAAAGCACGATGCTACTTAAGATTAAGGCGCCAACCCTAGTGTTATCTGGCCGCCATGATCCTGCGTGTACCGTAGACCAGGGGATTGTGCTCAATCGCCTGATTGATGGCTCGCAGATGGTTATTATTGAAGACGCGGCTCATTTATCCAATATTGAGCAGCCCGCACGATTTAATCAGGCGGTGCGAAAGTTTATTGATTCAGTAGATGATCGTTTGTAA